The following proteins are encoded in a genomic region of Cygnus olor isolate bCygOlo1 chromosome 11, bCygOlo1.pri.v2, whole genome shotgun sequence:
- the LOC121075779 gene encoding collagen alpha-1(I) chain-like isoform X2: MLQLLRSLYQYCSPRGLAATARRPGAGPCPSGAAAETSLGCHGCWGGTRRRSSLSSLPAGPPLPRGGGDSRRSYRGRGAGLGAGEAAGEPGPAAGPPPAVPCPGSARGCEPGAERGRGRPAPPPGPRGLRTCPASLRLTQENTASTGDDRRRLERLEVSCTLPATCLSRTGPGSSIE; the protein is encoded by the exons CGCCGCGGGGTCTCGCTGCCACAGCCCGCCGGCCCGGGGCAGGCCCATGTCCGAGCGGGGCTGCCGCGGAGACCTCGCTAGGCTGCCATGGCTGCTGGGGCGGAACTCGGCGGCGTTCCTCGCTCAGCTCCCTCCCCGCCGGGCCTCCGCTCCCCCGCGGGGGCGGGGACTCTCGGCGCTCCTAtcggggccgcggggccgggctcggTGCGGGGGAAGCTGCGGGAGAGCCGGGCCCGGCTGCGGGACCGCCACCCGCGGTGCCTTGCCCAGGCTCGGCCCGTGGCTGCGAgccgggagcggagcggggccgaggccgccctgccccgccgccaGGCCCCCGGGGGCTTCGCACCTGCCCGGCTTCGCTTCGTCTTACCCAGG aaAATACTGCATCGACTGGGGATGAT CGGAGGCGGTTAGAGCGACTGGAGGTGAGCTGTACTCTTCCTGCAACATGCTTGAGTAGAACAGGGCCAG GATCCTCTATAGAATGA
- the GABPB1 gene encoding GA-binding protein subunit beta-1 isoform X1 gives MEMSLVDLGKKLLEAARAGQDDEVRILMANGAPFTTDWLGTSPLHLAAQYGHYSTTEVLLRAGVSRDARTKVDRTPLHMAASEGHASIVEVLLKHGADVNAKDMLKMTALHWATEHNHQEVVELLIKYGADVHAQSKFCKTALDIAIDNGNEDLAEILQIAMQNQINTNPESPDTVTIHAATPQFIIGPGGVVNLTDETGVSAVQFGNSSTSVLATLAALAEASAPLSNSSETPVVATEEVVTAESVDGAIQQVVSSGGQQVITIVTDGIQLGNLHSIPTSGIGQPIIVTMPDGQQVLTVPATDIAEETVISEEPPVKRQCIEIVENRVESAEIEERETLQKQLDEANREAQKYRQQLLKKEQEAEAYRQKLEAMNRLQTNKEAV, from the exons ATGGAG ATGTCACTAGTAGATTTGGGAAAGAAACTTCTAGAAGCTGCACGAGCAGGACAAGATGATGAAGTTCGCATTTTGATGGCAAATGGAGCGCCTTTTACCACAGATTGG TTGGGAACATCTCCACTTCATCTAGCAGCACAGTATGGACACTACTCAACGACAGAAGTGTTGCTGAGAGCAGGTGTAAGTCGTGATGCCAGAACAAAAGTGGACAGAACTCCATTACATATGGCAGCATCAGAAGGCCATGCCAGCATAGTAGAAGTCTTACTTAAG CATGGTGCCGATGTCAATGCAAAGGACATGCTCAAAATGACTGCACTTCACTGGGCTACTGAACATAACCACCAAGAAGTTGTAGAACTCTTAATAAAGTATGGAGCAGATGTTCATGCTCAGAGTAAATTTTGCAAAACTGCATTGGACATTGCAATAGACAATGGAAATGAAGACCTTGCTGAAATATTACAG ATTGCAATGCAGAACCAAATCAATACGAATCCAGAGAGTCCGGATACTGTGACAATACATGCAGCAACACCACAGTTCATCATTGGACCTGGAGGGGTGGTGAACCTAACAG ATGAGACAGGAGTGTCTGCTGTGCAGTTTGGAAATTCATCAACATCGGTGTTAGCCACGTTAGCGGCTTTAGCGGAAGCATCAGCACCGTTGTCTAATTCTTCAGAAACACCAG TTGTGGCGACAGAAGAAGTTGTGACTGCAGAATCTGTGGATGGTGCTATTCAGCAAGTTGTCAGTTCTGGAGGTCAGCAAGTTATTACTATAGTTACAGATGGCATTCAGCTTGGTAATCTGCATTCAATTCCAACCAGTGGAATAGGGCAGCCAATCATTGTGACCATGCCAGATGGACAGCAAG TATTAACAGTTCCAGCAACAGATATTGCTGAAGAAACTGTGATAAGTGAAGAACCGCCAGTCAAGAGACAGTGCATTGAGATTGTTGAAAATCGTGTGGAGTCTGCAGAAATAGAA GAAAGAGAAACTCTTCAGAAGCAGCTGGATGAGGCAAACAGAGAAGCACAAAAATATCGTCAGCAGCTTctaaagaaagagcaagaagCAGAGGCCTATCGGCAGAAGTTAGAGGCAATGAACCGCCTCCAGACTAATAAAGAAGCTGTTTAA
- the LOC121075779 gene encoding collagen alpha-1(I) chain-like isoform X1: MLQLLRSLYQYCSPRGLAATARRPGAGPCPSGAAAETSLGCHGCWGGTRRRSSLSSLPAGPPLPRGGGDSRRSYRGRGAGLGAGEAAGEPGPAAGPPPAVPCPGSARGCEPGAERGRGRPAPPPGPRGLRTCPASLRLTQENTASTGDDQRRRLERLEVSCTLPATCLSRTGPGSSIE, encoded by the exons CGCCGCGGGGTCTCGCTGCCACAGCCCGCCGGCCCGGGGCAGGCCCATGTCCGAGCGGGGCTGCCGCGGAGACCTCGCTAGGCTGCCATGGCTGCTGGGGCGGAACTCGGCGGCGTTCCTCGCTCAGCTCCCTCCCCGCCGGGCCTCCGCTCCCCCGCGGGGGCGGGGACTCTCGGCGCTCCTAtcggggccgcggggccgggctcggTGCGGGGGAAGCTGCGGGAGAGCCGGGCCCGGCTGCGGGACCGCCACCCGCGGTGCCTTGCCCAGGCTCGGCCCGTGGCTGCGAgccgggagcggagcggggccgaggccgccctgccccgccgccaGGCCCCCGGGGGCTTCGCACCTGCCCGGCTTCGCTTCGTCTTACCCAGG aaAATACTGCATCGACTGGGGATGAT CAGCGGAGGCGGTTAGAGCGACTGGAGGTGAGCTGTACTCTTCCTGCAACATGCTTGAGTAGAACAGGGCCAG GATCCTCTATAGAATGA
- the GABPB1 gene encoding GA-binding protein subunit beta-1 isoform X2, with translation MSLVDLGKKLLEAARAGQDDEVRILMANGAPFTTDWLGTSPLHLAAQYGHYSTTEVLLRAGVSRDARTKVDRTPLHMAASEGHASIVEVLLKHGADVNAKDMLKMTALHWATEHNHQEVVELLIKYGADVHAQSKFCKTALDIAIDNGNEDLAEILQIAMQNQINTNPESPDTVTIHAATPQFIIGPGGVVNLTDETGVSAVQFGNSSTSVLATLAALAEASAPLSNSSETPVVATEEVVTAESVDGAIQQVVSSGGQQVITIVTDGIQLGNLHSIPTSGIGQPIIVTMPDGQQVLTVPATDIAEETVISEEPPVKRQCIEIVENRVESAEIEERETLQKQLDEANREAQKYRQQLLKKEQEAEAYRQKLEAMNRLQTNKEAV, from the exons ATGTCACTAGTAGATTTGGGAAAGAAACTTCTAGAAGCTGCACGAGCAGGACAAGATGATGAAGTTCGCATTTTGATGGCAAATGGAGCGCCTTTTACCACAGATTGG TTGGGAACATCTCCACTTCATCTAGCAGCACAGTATGGACACTACTCAACGACAGAAGTGTTGCTGAGAGCAGGTGTAAGTCGTGATGCCAGAACAAAAGTGGACAGAACTCCATTACATATGGCAGCATCAGAAGGCCATGCCAGCATAGTAGAAGTCTTACTTAAG CATGGTGCCGATGTCAATGCAAAGGACATGCTCAAAATGACTGCACTTCACTGGGCTACTGAACATAACCACCAAGAAGTTGTAGAACTCTTAATAAAGTATGGAGCAGATGTTCATGCTCAGAGTAAATTTTGCAAAACTGCATTGGACATTGCAATAGACAATGGAAATGAAGACCTTGCTGAAATATTACAG ATTGCAATGCAGAACCAAATCAATACGAATCCAGAGAGTCCGGATACTGTGACAATACATGCAGCAACACCACAGTTCATCATTGGACCTGGAGGGGTGGTGAACCTAACAG ATGAGACAGGAGTGTCTGCTGTGCAGTTTGGAAATTCATCAACATCGGTGTTAGCCACGTTAGCGGCTTTAGCGGAAGCATCAGCACCGTTGTCTAATTCTTCAGAAACACCAG TTGTGGCGACAGAAGAAGTTGTGACTGCAGAATCTGTGGATGGTGCTATTCAGCAAGTTGTCAGTTCTGGAGGTCAGCAAGTTATTACTATAGTTACAGATGGCATTCAGCTTGGTAATCTGCATTCAATTCCAACCAGTGGAATAGGGCAGCCAATCATTGTGACCATGCCAGATGGACAGCAAG TATTAACAGTTCCAGCAACAGATATTGCTGAAGAAACTGTGATAAGTGAAGAACCGCCAGTCAAGAGACAGTGCATTGAGATTGTTGAAAATCGTGTGGAGTCTGCAGAAATAGAA GAAAGAGAAACTCTTCAGAAGCAGCTGGATGAGGCAAACAGAGAAGCACAAAAATATCGTCAGCAGCTTctaaagaaagagcaagaagCAGAGGCCTATCGGCAGAAGTTAGAGGCAATGAACCGCCTCCAGACTAATAAAGAAGCTGTTTAA
- the HDC gene encoding histidine decarboxylase — protein sequence MEPEEYRQRGKEMVDYICQYLSNVRERRVTPDVQPGYMRAQLPDSAPMDPDSWDNIFGDIEKIIMPGVVHWQSPHMHAYFPALTSWPSLLGDMLADAINCLGFTWASSPACTELEMNVMDWLAKMLGLPDKFLHHHPDSVGGGVLQSTVSESTLVALLAARKNKILEMKLSEPDADESLLNSRLIAYASDQAHSSVEKAGLISLVKMKFLPVDENFSLRGETLKKAIAEDRKKGLVPIFVCATLGTTGVCAFDNLSELGPICDAEGLWLHIDAAYAGTAFVCPEFRLFLDGIEYADSFTFNPSKWMMVHFDCTGFWVKDKYKLHQTFSVNPVYLRHPNSGAAVDFMHWQIPLSRRFRSLKLWFVIRSFGVKKLQAHIRHGTETAKFFESLVESDPLFEIPAKRHLGLVVFRLKGPNWLTEKLLKELSSSGKLFLVPATIHDKFIIRFTVTSQFTTREDILQDWNIIQHTAAQIISQNYGLHHISSGDEARIPDMVTEHNSNVISNASQLYVEEEKYKIPSRKIVVQPKKVAMSYNTCVISQQVKGQGDPLDDCFPEDVQDVTKHKLTSFLFSYLSIQGKKKTARSLSCNSVPVTGLLEQCNPKAAATDKKESHANARILSRLPEEVMMLKKSAFKKLIKFYSVPNFPECSIQCGLQLPCCPLQAIV from the exons ATGGAGCCTGAGGAGTACAGACAGAGAG ggaaagaaatggTGGATTACATTTGCCAGTACCTGAGCAATGTGAGAGAGAGACGGGTGACTCCTGATGTACAGCCAGGTTACATGAGAGCTCAGCTGCCGGATTCTGCCCCGATGGACCCAGACAGCTGGGACAACATCTTTGGAGATATAGAGAAGATTATTATGCCTGGg GTTGTCCATTGGCAAAGTCCGCACATGCATGCCTACTTTCCAGCTCTTACTTCTTGGCCTTCACTCCTCGGAGATATGTTGGCTGATGCAATTAACTGCTTGGGATTCACATGG GCCTCCAGTCCAGCCTGTACAGAACTGGAAATGAATGTGATGGATTGGTTGGCTAAAATGCTGGGCCTTCCAGATAAATTCCTGCACCACCATCCTGACAGTGTGGGTGGAGGAGTACTACAG AGCACTGTGAGTGAATCAACGTTGGTTgcgctgctggcagcaaggaaaaacaaaattctggaGATGAAGCTTTCTGAGCCAGATGCTGATGAGTCCTTGCTCAATTCTCGTCTCATCGCATATGCGTCTGATCAA gcacaTTCTTCTGTAGAAAAGGCTGGCTTGATTTCTCTTGTGAAGATGAAATTTCTGCCCGTGGATGAGAACTTTTCCCTTAGAGGTGAAACTCTGAAAAAAGCCattgcagaagacagaaagaaaggccTAGTGCCCATCTTT GTTTGTGCAACTTTGGGTACAACTGGTGTCTGTGCTTTTGACAATCTCTCAGAACTGGGCCCGATTT GTGATGCTGAGGGACTCTGGCTTCACATTGATGCTGCATATGCAGGAACAGCATTTGTGTGTCCTGAATTTCGATTGTTCTTGGATGGAATTGAATATGCAGATTCCTTTACTTTTAACCCTTCAAAATGGATGATGGTTCATTTTGACTGCACTGGATTTTG GGTTAAAGATAAATACAAGTTACATCAAACCTTCAGTGTAAACCCTGTCTACCTCAGACATCCCAATTCAGGAGCTGCTGTTGATTTTATG CACTGGCAAATTCCATTGAGTCGTCGATTTCGTTCTTTGAAGCTGTGGTTTGTGATTCGTTCATTTGGGGTGAAAAAGCTTCAAGCTCACATCCGGCAT GGTACTGAAACAGCCAAATTCTTTGAATCTTTAGTTGAAAGTGATCCACTCTTTGAAATTCCTGCCAAGAGACATCTTGGACTGGTTGTATTTCGTTTAAAG GGTCCCAACTGGCTGACAGAAAAACTCCTGAAAGAACTAAGCAGTTCTGGCAAGCTCTTCCTTGTTCCAGCAACCATTCATGACAAGTTCATCATTCGCTTTACTGTAACATCTCAGTTCACCACTAGGGAAGATATTCTGCAAGACTGGAACATCATTCAACATACCGCAGCCCAAATCATTAGCCAGAATTATGGGTTACACCACATCAGTTCTGGTGATGAGGCAAGAATCCCTGATATGGTAACGGAACATAATTCTAATGTTATCAGTAATGCTTCTCAGCTATatgtagaagaagaaaaatacaaaatacctTCCAGAAAAATAGTAGTTCAGCCTAAGAAAGTAGCAATGAGTTACAATACATGTGTGATCAGTCAGCAAGTGAAAGGTCAAGGGGACCCTCTAGATGACTGTTTTCCAGAAGATGTGCAAGATGTTACCAAACATAAGTTAACCTCTTTCTTATTCAGTTATTTATCTATTCAAGGCAAGAAAAAGACAGCACGTTCCCTTAGCTGCAACAGTGTCCCAGTGACTGGTCTTCTTGAGCAATGTAaccccaaagcagcagccactgaCAAGAAAGAATCTCATGCAAATGCTAGAATCCTTTCTAGGCTGCCTGAAGAGGTGATGATGCTCAAAAAAAGTGCcttcaaaaaattaattaaGTTCTACAGTGTCCCAAACTTTCCAGAGTGTAGCATTCAGTGTGGCCTTCAGCTGCCTTGTTGTCCTCTGCAAGCCATTGTTTGA